In one window of Musa acuminata AAA Group cultivar baxijiao chromosome BXJ3-2, Cavendish_Baxijiao_AAA, whole genome shotgun sequence DNA:
- the LOC103976056 gene encoding patellin-3: MAEETKTEAPEAAPAEEVVVAEVAAAEKEVVDEPPPPPAPEPEPAPEVQKPTKNPALEVALAAEAAAEAEEKKAAAQEAEAAAKAATILQAVSFKEESNLASDLDDPEKKALEELKQLVQAALANNEFSPPPPPPPQPAPAAAAPTSAEEPPFKAEEAKAVEEPAATPVEEPEKAVAEEAKAEAEPAATPVEEPHKAVAEEAKAEAEPAATLVEEPQKAVVEEAKAEAEPAATPVEEPQKAVAKEAKAEEEPAATPIEEPQKAMVEESAPPAKEEEAEKPAPASASPTAEKAIVVDDDGAKTVEAIEETVVPVSAPPPAETEAPAAEAPKAEKEEEKSPAPPTEPTPPAPEEVFIWGVPLLGDERSDTVLLKFLRARDFKVKEAMAMLKNAVLWRKEFGIEALLEEDLGVLEMEKVVFMHGVDKEGHPVCYNVYGQFQNKELYAAAFADEEKRKRFLRWRIQYLEKGIRNLLDFKPEGVSTMVQVTDLKNSIGLAKKELRQALDLLQDNYPEFAAKQVFINVPWWYLAFNRMISPFFTQRTKSKFVFAGPSKSAETLFKYIAPEQVPVQFGGLSKENDTDFSTADAVIETTIKPSTKQAIEIPVTESCILVWELRVLGWDVNYGAEFVPSAEDGYTVIVQKSRKMVVTDEPVVKDSFKIGEAGKVVLTVDNTTSKKKKLLYRYKTKSSSDSI, from the exons ATGGCCGAGGAGACCAAGACGGAGGCACCAGAGGCGGCTCCCGCCGAGGAGGTTGTCGTCGCGGAGGTGGCGGCCGCGGAGAAGGAGGTTGTTGatgagccgccgccgccgcctgcgccTGAGCCTGAGCCTGCCCCCGAGGTGCAAAAGCCGACCAAGAATCCGGCTTTGGAAGTCGCGTTGGCCGCTGAGGCGGCGGCCGAGGCGGAGGAGAAGAAGGCCGCGGCGCAGGAGGCGGAGGCGGCTGCTAAGGCCGCCACCATCCTCCAAGCTGTCTCCTTTAAGGAGGAGAGCAACCTCGCTTCCGACCTCGATGACCCCGAGAAGAAGGCCCTCGAGGAGCTCAAGCAGCTCGTCCAGGCCGCTCTCGCCAATAATGAattctcccctcctcctcctccgccgccgcaacCGGCCCCCGCTGCCGCTGCACCCACATCTGCTGAGGAACCTCCTTTCAAGGCGGAGGAGGCCAAGGCTGTAGAGGAACCCGCTGCTACCCCGGTGGAAGAGCCCGAGAAGGCCGTGGCGGAGGAGGCCAAGGCTGAGGCGGAACCCGCTGCTACCCCGGTGGAAGAGCCCCATAAGGCCGTGGCGGAGGAGGCCAAAGCTGAAGCGGAACCCGCTGCTACCCTGGTGGAAGAGCCCCAGAAGGCTGTGGTTGAGGAGGCCAAGGCTGAAGCGGAACCGGCTGCTACCCCGGTGGAAGAGCCCCAGAAGGCCGTGGCGAAGGAGGCCAAGGCTGAAGAGGAACCCGCTGCTACCCCGATAGAAGAACCCCAGAAGGCCATGGTGGAGGAGTCGGCCCCACCGGCCAAGGAGGAAGAGGCCGAGAAGCCGGCGCCGGCGTCGGCGTCTCCTACGGCGGAGAAGGCCATCGTGGTGGATGATGACGGCGCCAAGACCGTTGAAGCCATAGAGGAAACCGTCGTCCCCGTCTCCGCTCCACCACCCGCAGAGACCGAGGCACCGGCGGCCGAAGCGCCGAAggcggagaaggaagaggaaaagtCACCTGCTCCTCCCACCGAGCCGACTCCACCGGCGCCGGAGGAGGTCTTCATCTGGGGCGTCCCGCTCCTCGGCGACGAGCGGAGCGACACCGTTCTCCTCAAGTTCCTCCGCGCCCGGGACTTCAAGGTGAAGGAAGCCATGGCCATGCTCAAGAACGCCGTGCTCTGGAGGAAGGAGTTCGGCATCGAGGCACTCCTCGAAGAGGACCTCGGCGTCCTGGAGATGGAGAAGGTGGTCTTCATGCATGGAGTCGACAAGGAGGGCCACCCCGTGTGCTACAACGTCTACGGGCAGTTCCAAAACAAGGAGCTTTACGCAGCAGCCTTCGCCGATGAGGAGAAGAGGAAGCGGTTCTTGAGGTGGAGGATTCAGTACCTGGAGAAGGGTATAAGAAACTTGCTTGACTTCAAGCCGGAAGGGGTTTCAACAATGGTGCAGGTCACTGATCTCAAAAATTCCATTGGCCTGGCAAAGAAGGAGCTCCGCCAGGCTCTCGACCTGCTTCAAGATAACTATCCCGAGTTTGCAGCCAAGCAG GTGTTCATCAATGTCCCCTGGTGGTACCTGGCTTTCAACAGGATGATTAGCCCATTCTTTACACAGAGGACCAAAAGCAAGTTCGTCTTTGCAGGGCCATCTAAATCAGCTGAGACTCTTTTCAA ATACATAGCTCCCGAGCAAGTCCCTGTTCAATTTGGAGGCCTGAGCAAGGAGAATGACACAGATTTCAGCACCGCTGATGCTGTTATAGAGACAACCATTAAGCCCTCAACAAAGCAAGCGATCGAGATTCCAGTTACTGAG TCATGCATTCTTGTTTGGGAGCTTCGTGTTCTGGGTTGGGACGTGAATTATGGTGCTGAGTTTGTGCCTAGTGCCGAAGACGGATACACAGTGATTGTGCAGAAGTCGAGGAAGATGGTCGTGACCGATGAGCCTGTGGTGAAGGacagcttcaaaattggagagGCTGGCAAGGTGGTTCTCACAGTGGACAACACCACCTCCAAAAAGAAGAAACTCCTCTACAGATACAAGACCAAGAGCTCTAGTGATTCAATTTGA
- the LOC103976053 gene encoding calcium-dependent protein kinase 24: MSQPSSNPPPHRPSRPSAVLPYKTPNLREHYRIGKKLGQGQFGTTYLCVDKNDGKEYACKSIPKRKLLCRDDYEDVWREIQIMHHLSEHPNVVRIKGTYEDTLFVHLVMELCAGGELFDRIIQKGHYSERKAAQLIKTIVGVVEACHSLGVMHRDLKPENFLFASADEDAALKATDFGLSVFYKPGDTFSDVVGSPYYVAPEVLRKLYGPEADVWSAGVILYILLSGVPPFWAESEAGIFRHILQGRLDFESEPWPGISDSAKDLIRNMLNRDPKKRFTAHQVLCHPWITDDNVAPDRPLDSAVLSRLKQFSAMNKLKKMALRVIAESLSEEEIGGLKELFKMIDTDNSGTITFDELKEGLRRVGSELMESEIHALMDAADIDRSGTIDYGEFLAATVHMNKLEREENLMSAFSFFDKDGSGYITIDELSQACREFGLDEVHLDEMIKEADQDNDGQIDYNEFTAMMRKGNVGVGRRATRTNINFNLGDAFNVEH, encoded by the exons ATGAGTCAGCCCTCTTCCAACCCTCCTCCCCATCGTCCCTCCAGGCCCTCTGCGGTCCTCCCGTACAAGACCCCGAACCTGCGGGAGCATTACCGCATCGGGAAGAAGCTTGGGCAGGGCCAGTTCGGCACGACGTACCTCTGCGTCGACAAGAACGATGGCAAGGAGTACGCATGCAAGTCCATCCCCAAGCGCAAGCTTCTCTGCCGCGATGACTACGAGGACGTATGGCGCGAGATCCAGATCATGCACCACCTGTCGGAGCACCCCAACGTCGTTAGGATCAAGGGAACCTACGAGGACACGCTCTTTGTGCACCTGGTGATGGAGCTCTGCGCGGGCGGGGAGCTCTTCGACAGGATCATCCAGAAGGGGCACTACAGCGAGAGGAAGGCGGCGCAGTTGATCAAGACCATCGTGGGGGTCGTGGAAGCGTGCCATTCTCTCGGGGTGATGCATCGGGACCTCAAGCCGGAGAATTTCTTGTTCGCCAGCGCCGATGAGGATGCGGCACTCAAAGCCACGGATTTTGGGCTCTCTGTGTTCTATAAGCCAG GTGATACATTTTCTGACGTGGTTGGAAGTCCATATTATGTTGCACCTGAGGTATTGCGTAAATTATACGGACCAGAAGCAGATGTGTGGAGTGCCGGagtcattttatatattttgttaaGTGGAGTGCCTCCTTTCTGGGCAG AATCTGAAGCAGGGATCTTCAGACACATTCTACAAGGTCGTCTAGATTTTGAGTCTGAACCATGGCCTGGCATTTCTGATAGTGCTAAGGATCTTATACGTAATATGCTTAATCGAGATCCGAAGAAGAGATTTACAGCACATCAAGTTCTTT GTCACCCATGGATCACTGATGACAATGTTGCGCCTGATAGACCCTTGGATTCTGCAGTGCTATCACGTCTTAAGCAGTTCTCTGCCATGAACAAGCTCAAGAAGATGGCTTTACGG GTTATTGCTGAAAGCCTGTCCGAGGAAGAGATTGGTGGTCTGAAAGAGTTGTTCAAGATGATTGATACAGACAACAGTGGAACCATAACATTTGATGAACTGAAAGAAGGATTGAGAAGGGTGGGGTCTGAACTGATGGAATCTGAGATTCATGCACTAATGGATGCA GCTGATATTGACAGAAGTGGCACAATCGACTATGGTGAATTTCTTGCAGCAACAGTACACATGAATAAGTTGGAGAGGGAAGAGAACTTGATGTCCGCATTCTCATTTTTCGATAAAGACGGAAGCGGTTACATAACTATTGATGAACTTTCACAAGCTTGCAGAGAATTTGGTCTTGATGAAGTTCACCTTGATGAGATGATCAAAGAAGCCGATCAAGACAAT GATGGGCAAATAGATTACAATGAATTCACGGCCATGATGAGAAAAGGCAATGTAGGCGTTGGAAGAAGGGCCACGAGAACCAACATAAACTTTAACTTGGGTGATGCCTTCAACGTAGAACACTAA